In Brachypodium distachyon strain Bd21 chromosome 2, Brachypodium_distachyon_v3.0, whole genome shotgun sequence, one genomic interval encodes:
- the LOC112270762 gene encoding uncharacterized protein LOC112270762: MAQEAAIANLTAAVKELVAGQGALVAGQERLVAESMSLRDTVTEVAGQWRPQVDADMEDLHRQLGNMRMRLDALLSSPWLESREEQVFQGGSAPRGDLNYLANGANHGPTGRRDDSTSRGRILGPFANDSTPGKVTQVLDAFADVFVEPQGLPPPRSFDHSIPLVPGAQPVSRRPYRYNPAQKDEIEKQVSELLRQAVIQHSCSPFASLALLVQKKDGSWRMCVDYRHLNALTVKNRYPLPVINELLDELVGACFFTSLDLCAGYHQIRMNLYDEAKTAFKTHHGHFEYKVMSFGLTNAPATFQGTMNTILAPLLRRCVIVFIDDILIYNRTLEEHIDHPRQVFSLLQQHQLRVKRSKCSFAQPSIRYLGHVINAQGVANDEKNIAAVQNWPPPHNAKEVRGFLGLAGYYRKFVRHFAVISKLLTELLKKHALFLWTSETDHAFETLKTALVSAPVLALPNFTKTFILATDASDLGIGAVLTQEGHPLAFLSRALGLRSRGLSTYKKECLAILMAVDRWRPYLLQSEFIIRTDQWSLIHLDDQHLTTPWQQKALTKLMGLRYRIQYKKGAENRAANALSRRGGDSGECAAISAGVPVWLDQGRVWLGANSALQQEILKHSHESALGGNSGFHVTYNRIKRAFSWPGLKQDARSFVAACNISKQAKPEHVAQAYIDNVYKLHGLPEVLILDRDRIFTSQLWRELFRLAGTQLRRSTTYHPQTDGQTERVLYGHAPRHFGIGDTSVCRVPELESWLEEREVMLQLVRQHLDRARQRMKHQADKKRSERTFSIDDWVFLKLQPYVQTLVDNRANHKLAFRYFGPFQVQERIGEVAYKLQLPARNRVHPVFHVSLLRPASPPTEPVEATLPEDLAIFPLQVTEEILAHHTIQRGAASVQQVQVKWSELPPDLATWEDQAELRRRFPAAPAWGQAVSEGGGDVPSVSPRTTSPTESRAGLRIEPRRQRKPNTRYDSAHWEMGAWAT, encoded by the exons GGACATGGAGGACCTCCATCGTCAACTCGGCAACATGCGTATGCGCCTCGATGCCTTGCTTTCCTCTCCTTGGCTAGAATCCCGGGAAGAACAGGTGTTCCAAGGTGGTTCGGCGCCGCGGGGAGACCTCAACTACCTCGCCAACGGCGCGAATCACGGGCCAACCGGCCGCCGCGATGACTCGACTTCACGGGGAAGAATCCTTGGCCCTTTTGCCAATGATTCAACCCCGGGCAAGG TTACTCAAGTTTTGGATGCCTTTGCTGATGTCTTTGTTGAACCTCAGGGGTTGCCTCCTCCTAGGTCATTTGATCATAGTATACCTTTGGTCCCTGGTGCCCAGCCTGTCAGCCGGCGACCATATCGCTATAATCCTGCTCAGAAAGACGAGATCGAGAAACAAGTTTCTGAACTTCTCCGTCAGGCTGTCATCCAGCACAGTTGCAGCCCATTCGCCTCACTTGCCTTGTTGGTTCAGAAGAAGGACGGGAGCTGGCGCATGTGTGTCGACTATCGCCATCTCAATGCCTTGACAGTCAAGAACAGGTACCCACTTCCGGTCATCAATGAACTGTTGGACGAACTAGTTGGTGCTTGCTTCTTCACCAGTCTCGACTTATGTGCTGGGTATCACCAGATCCGGATGAACCTGTATGATGAAGCTAAGACCGCGTTCAAAACACATCACGGTCACTTTGAGTACAAGGTGATGTCGTTCGGTCTGACGAATGCACCGGCGACCTTCCAGGGCACCATGAACACAATTCTGGCTCCTCTATTGCGTCGTTGTGTGATCGTGTTCATTGATGATATCCTCATTTACAATAGGACCTTGGAGGAGCACATCGATCACCCGCGCCAGGTTTTCTCCCTGTTACAACAACATCAATTGCGTGTGAAGCGATCTAAATGCTCATTTGCCCAGCCGTCTATTCGCTATTTGGGGCATGTCATCAATGCTCAAGGCGTGGCAAATGATGAGAAGAACATTGCTGCAGTTCAGAACTGGCCTCCACCACATAATGCGAAGGAGGTCCGAGGATTTCTGGGGTTGGCAGGATATTATCGTAAGTTTGTTCGCCATTTTGCTGTCATCAGTAAGTTGTTGACCGAACTACTGAAGAAGCATGCTCTGTTCCTCTGGACTTCAGAAACTGACCATGCTTTCGAAACTTTGAAGACAGCCCTGGTCTCTGCCCCTGTTCTCGCCCTACCTAATTTCACCAAGACCTTCATCCTCGCGACAGATGCTTCTGATTTGGGAATTGGTGCGGTTCTTACTCAAGAGGGCCATCCTTTGGCATTTCTTAGCCGTGCTCTCGGTCTTCGCTCGCGTGGCTTATCTACTTACAAGAAGGAGTGCTTGGCCATTTTGATGGCCGTCGATCGATGGCGTCCTTATCTTTTACAGTCAGAATTCATCATTCGGACTGATCAATGGAGTTTGATTCATTTGGATGACCAACATCTCACCACTCCATGGCAGCAAAAGGCGCTCACTAAACTCATGGGATTGCGCTACAGGATTCAGTACAAGAAGGGCGCAGAGAACCGCGCCGCCAATGCTCTTTCTCGACGCGGCGGTGACTCAGGCGAATGTGCCGCCATCTCTGCGGGCGTTCCTGTGTGGCTCGACCAG GGACGGGTGTGGCTGGGCGCCAACTCTGCTCTTCAACAAGAGATTCTCAAACATTCTCATGAAAGTGCCCTTGGTGGTAATTCTGGGTTTCACGTCACCTACAACCGCATCAAGCGTGCTTTCTCGTGGCCTGGTTTGAAGCAAGATGCACGCTCGTTTGTCGCCGCTTGTAACATCTCTAAGCAGGCCAAACCTGAGCAC GTCGCGCAGGCTTACATCGACAATGTGTACAAGCTCCATGGACTGCCTGAGGTGCTGATCCTTGACCGTGATCGTATTTTCACGAGTCAACTCTGGCGCGAGTTATTCCGCCTGGCTGGAACACAGCTCCGCAGGAGCACAACGTACCACCCGCAGACCGATGGGCAAACAGAGCGC GTACTCTACGGTCATGCACCTCGACACTTTGGCATCGGCGATACTTCTGTCTGCCGGGTGCCTGAACTGGAATCTTGGCTGGAGGAGCGTGAGGTGATGTTGCAATTGGTCCGTCAGCATTTGGACCGCGCTCGTCAGCGTATGAAGCATCAAGCCGATAAGAAGCGGTCGGAGCGCACGTTTTCTATTGATGATTGGGTCTTCCTCAAGCTCCAGCCGTATGTTCAGACCTTGGTGGATAATCGCGCTAATCACAAGTTGGCCTTTCGCTACTTTGGTCCCTTTCAGGTTCAGGAGCGCATTGGCGAGGTGGCGTACAAGCTGCAGTTACCTGCTCGCAACAGAGTGCATCCTGTCTTCCATGTCTCTCTGCTCCGACCAGCCTCACCTCCAACTGAACCTGTCGAAGCTACTCTTCCGGAAGACCTGGCAATCTTCCCTTTGCAAGTGACTGAAGAAATCCTCGCCCATCATACCATTCAGCGGGGTGCTGCTTCTGTTCAGCAAGTCCAGGTGAAGTGGTCTGAGCTGCCTCCTGACTTGGCTACCTGGGAGGATCAGGCAGAGCTTCGTCGGCGCTTCCCGGCGGCTCCGGCTTGGGGTCAAGCCGTCtctgaaggaggaggggatgTCCCGTCCGTGAGCCCACGTACTACTTCACCTACTGAGTCTCGAGCTGGACTTCGTATTGAGCCTCGACGCCAACGCAAGCCCAATACGCGCTATGACTCGGCCCACTGGGAGATGGGAGCATGGGCTACTTAA
- the LOC100826013 gene encoding transcription factor GAMYB yields the protein MYRVKSESDCEMMHQDQMDSPVADDGSSGGSPHRGSGPPLKKGPWTSAEDAILVDYVKKHGEGNWNAVQKNTGLFRCGKSCRLRWANHLRPNLKKGAFTPEEERLIIQLHSKMGNKWARMAAHLPGRTDNEIKNYWNTRIKRCQRAGLPIYPASICNQSANEDQQGSSDFNCGDNISSDLLNGNGLYLPDFTCDNFIGNSEALSYAPQLSAVSISNLLGQSFASKNCGFMDQVNQAGMLKQSDGLLPGLSDTINGTLSSVDQFSNDSQKLKQTLGFDYLHEANSSSKIVAPFFEGALTGSHAFLNGNFSTSRATNGPLKMELPSLQDTESDPNSWLKYTVAPAMQPTELIDPYLQSPTTTPSVKSECASPSRNSGLLEEVLGAEVLRSGKNQQQSVRSSSSSVSTPCDTTVGCPEFDLCQEYWEEHGSTYLSEYAPFSGNSLTEPTAPVSAASPDVFQLSKISPAQSPSLGSGEQEMQPAYEPGAGDASPYPEIFRPDALFSGNTAGSSVFNNAIAMLLGNDMNIECKSVLGDGTVFDPSSWSNMPHACQMSEEFK from the exons ATGTACCGGGTTAAGAGCGAGAGCGACTGCGAGATGATGCATCAAGACCAGATGGATTCCCCGGTGGCCGACGACGGCAGCAGCGGAGGGTCGCCTCACAGGGGAAGCGGACCCCCTCTGAAGAAAGGCCCCTGGACGTCGGCGGAGGACGCCATCCTGGTGGACTACGTCAAGAAGCACGGCGAGGGGAACTGGAACGCCGTGCAGAAGAACACTGGGCTGTTCCGGTGCGGCAAGAGTTGCCGCCTCCGCTGGGCCAACCACCTCAGGCCCAACCTGAAGAAGGGGGCCTTCACTCCTGAGGAGGAGAGGCTCATCATCCAGCTCCACTCCAAGATGGGGAACAAGTGGGCTCGGATGGCTGCTCAT CTGCCAGGGCGTACTGACAATGAAATAAAGAATTACTGGAATACTCGAATAAAGAGATGCCAGCGAGCTGGCTTGCCAATCTATCCTGCTAGCATATGCAATCAATCTGCAAATGAAGATCAGCAGGGCTCCAGTGATTTCAACTGTGGCGACAATATTTCCAGTGACCTTCTAAACGGAAATGGTCTTTATCTTCCAGATTTTACCTGCGACAATTTCATTGGTAATTCAGAGGCCTTATCTTATGCACCACAGCTTTCAGCTGTTTCGATAAGCAATTTGCTCGGCCAGAGCTTTGCATCAAAAAATTGTGGCTTCATGGATCAAGTAAACCAAGCTGGGATGCTAAAACAATCTGACGGTTTACTTCCTGGGTTGAGCGATACCATCAATGGTACACTCTCTTCAGTGGATCAATTCTCAAATGACTCTCAGAAACTCAAGCAGACTCTAGGTTTTGACTATCTCCACGAAGCAAACTCTAGCAGCAAGATTGTTGCACCCTTCTTCGAGGGTGCACTTACTGGCAGCCATGCCTTTTTAAATGGCAACTTCTCTACTTCTAGGGCCACTAATGGTCCTCTGAAGATGGAGCTCCCTTCACTCCAAGATACCGAATCTGATCCAAATAGCTGGCTCAAGTATACCGTAGCTCCTGCGATGCAGCCTACAGAGTTAATTGACCCCTACCTGCAGTCTCCAACAACAACTCCTTCAGTAAAATCTGAGTGCGCTTCACCATCAAGGAACAGTGGTCTTTTGGAAGAGGTTCTTGGAGCTGAGGTATTAAGATCTGGGAAGAACCAACAGCAGTCTGTGAGAAGTTCAAGTTCCTCTGTCAGTACACCATGTGACACAACGGTAGGTTGCCCAGAGTTTGATCTCTGTCAGGAATACTGGGAAGAACATGGGAGTACATACCTGAGTGAATATGCACCTTTCAGTGGCAATTCACTCACTGAACCCACTGCTCCTGTCAGTGCTGCGTCACCTGATGTTTTTCAGCTCTCCAAAATTTCTCCTG CACAAAGCCCTTCACTTGGTTCTGGAGAGCAGGAAATGCAGCCTGCATATGAGCCTGGGGCTGGCGACGCTTCACCTTATCCTGAAATCTTCAGGCCAGATGCATTATTCTCTGGCAATACAGCCGGCTCATCCGTCTTCAACAATGCCATAGCAATGCTTCTGGGAAATGACATGAACATCGAGTGCAAATCTGTTCTCGGTGATGGAACCGTGTTCGATCCTTCCTCGTGGAGCAACATGCCACATGCTTGTCAAATGTCGGAAGAATTCAAATGA
- the LOC100832760 gene encoding dentin sialophosphoprotein: MALETKQIGLCVKKVLRSSIRTSYRCVSEHPVLFSLGVLLYLLYRSSPGFFAFLLSSSPVIICTTLLLGILLSYGDTSLPEVNEDTEAIPKISASKVGDSSSDVHFEENQRISVPSFGNSTENFKERETKQTVTVRERSAEHTRLDEGVPLLGRVDEQDEKVEHCDIPRTLTPFPSMVNFRHEVGVGEDLHFKQEREYRDSFFITDKADTHTSLFEGFNEKNTNFGMFSSSENVNEPAEMEENQAASQVRDISEEKSADGIAGTSKLTYAVSVRQNKKLDDLKIDTNKAVEDNILDSSLGSPWARVGSQDGSSGFDSDQSESSSPDASMTDIAPVLDEIDPLLGADFTCPDSIPKDYSDTDSHVSSKDHQTDDDSNDEDGNDDAKDSGEENKKDGGKEAAFIWTADDEKNLMDLGYSEMERNRRLEILMVRRRSRKNIIFEMDSNLIDANSKDSGKSVDDLSRFHAHVPHISVTRRNPFDLPYGPEEAAIPGSAPSILHARKNPFDFLEHSSDSGVSVHDNLSPGESPPTSHRDIFRRHESFNFGTTDANPQERRLSRLKPYFVPETVEQGTSNFQRQFSDKSDSKLSSVTESDMASSVADQEDHNDLDEKDVHREDVSLALLRQDNDLADAGSECSDGINSVDVELDHSDIDEREIALQHFVFERSQEREAYVASTKGKGHDEDYILESAGDSMMPLHPVTDLLSWENADGESYLGANSSMEPNTAVEFSEWLSSPRPAEEHESRSGDLGLCATNIADGNRDIDSISYSNNKIPFDNLIHGSMDLLSDFEKDTLPAISMDLHPIPEEMVVENFNIMQQKHETAIFTDSATALTDLHVIEEHFDVAAEVCSSPEVVSLCLPETTDSIQSPSVEPEEILRTFFSTASEPDRVGMIDMKEEITSGYLFDSDGDADKIYPEPSEDNGIDESFLSELDVVGDFRVEPMRLDQQVPDLSSHSEKPAAGIAEDSLISTRASGDITTSDASALDSSELSQLADYLSHSDPEFSWSLGTYHDDPEQTVYNPRRRILETMNTELNLACDETEITEVPSVNTSSEAYLSIGASKQEAGKTEPVAANTDAVMAVDPKSLEDIETAFKQASDGGVDEPNRDFQTSHVSGVDIDTEPIKGSGELRVIDAKSVNDICAAFEEHTGVGLHSCPEQNEDKVGSGETAECARYNDLLEGTHVEILDSAGDNREPELMKTAGNISCIEAKTVDDIHAVFTKLSDCHERSIVEAIESKDTHERREESEE, from the exons ATGGCTTTAGAGACAAAACAAATTGGTCTATGTGTTAAGAAAGTTCTGAGGTCCTCCATTAGAACAAGCTACAGATGTGTCTCTGAACATCCAGTCCTTTTCAGTTTGGGTGTTTTGCTCTATTTATTGTACAGATCTTCACCGGGATTCTTTGCATTCCTGCTTTCTTCTTCACCTGTAATTATATGTActactcttcttcttggaatcTTACTGAGTTATGGGGACACGAGTCTACCTGAGGTTAATGAGGACACTGAGGCTATTCCAAAGATTTCAGCTTCTAAGGTTGGGGATTCTTCAAGCGATGTTCACTTTGAGGAAAATCAGAGAATTTCAGTGCCTAGTTTTGGGAATAGTACAGAAAACTTCAAAGAAAGGGAAACTAAGCAAACGGTTACTGTCAGAGAGAGGTCTGCTGAACATACTAGGCTTGATGAGGGCGTCCCTCTCCTGGGAAGAGTTGATGAACAAGATGAGAAAGTTGAACATTGTGACATACCTAGAACATTAACTCCATTTCCCTCCATGGTTAATTTCCGTCATGAGGTTGGGGTTGGGGAGGACTTGCACTTTAAGCAGGAAAGGGAATACAGAGATTCTTTTTTTATCACAGATAAGGCTGATACACATACTAGCTTATTTGAAGGTTTCAATGAGAAGAATACAAACTTTGGCATGTTTTCTTCCAGTGAGAATGTTAATGAACCTGCTGAAATGGAGGAGAATCAAGCAGCTAGCCAAGTGAGAGATATTTCTGAAGAGAAGTCAGCTGATGGGATAGCTGGAACTAGCAAACTTACTTATGCCGTTTCTGTGCGCCAGAACAAAAAGCTTGATGATCTTAAGATTGATACTAACAAGGCTGTTGAGGACAATATACTTGATTCCTCCCTTGGCTCACCATGGGCAAGAGTTGGCAGTCAGGACGGTTCATCTGGTTTTGACTCTGATCAGTCTGAGAGTTCTTCGCCTGATGCTTCCATGACTGACATCGCTCCAGTTCTTGATGAGATTGACCCTCTTTTGGGTGCTGATTTCACTTGTCCTGACTCCATTCCTAAGGACTATTCAGACACTGATTCACATGTCTCCTCGAAGGATCATCAAACTGATGATGATAGTAATGATGAGGATGGCAATGATGATGCTAAAGATAGTGGCGAGGAGAACAAGAAAGATGGTGGTAAGGAAGCTGCATTTATCTGGACAGCAGATGATGAAAAGAACCTGATGGATCTTGGATATTCTGAGATGGAAAGGAATCGTAGGTTGGAGATTTTAATGGTTAGGCGAAGATCCAGGAAGAATATAATATTTGAAATGGACAGTAACTTGATAGATGCCAATAGCAAGGATTCTGGGAAAAGTGTAGATGACTTATCACGCTTCCATGCACATGTACCACATATCTCAGTTACAAGGAGGAACCCGTTTGACCTTCCTTATGGGCCCGAAGAAGCGGCAATTCCTGGCTCAGCTCCTTCGATTCTGCATGCAAGAAAGAACCCATTTGATTTTCTTGAGCATTCCAGTGACAGTGGGGTCTCTGTTCATGATAATTTAAGCCCCGGAGAATCACCACCAACTTCTCATCGTGACATCTTCAGAAGGCACGAGAGCTTCAACTTTGGAACTACAGATGCTAACCCCCAGGAGAGACGATTGTCTAGATTGAAGCCATATTTTGTCCCTGAGACAGTGGAACAAGGCACCAGTAATTTCCAAAGGCAGTTTAGTGACAAGAGTGACTCTAAATTAAGTTCTGTTACAGAATCTGATATGGCTTCTTCGGTTGCTGATCAGGAGGATCACAATGACCTTGATGAAAAGGACGTGCACAGGGAGGATGTGTCACTAGCTCTCCTGAGACAGGACAATGACCTTGCAGATGCTGGAAGTGAATGCTCAGATGGTATCAACTCTGTGGATGTTGAACTAGACCACAGTGACATTGATGAGCGTGAGATTGCTCTACAGCATTTTGTCTTCGAAAGGTCGCAAGAAAGAGAAGCATATGTTGCCTCGACAAAAGGGAAGGGTCATGATGAAGATTACATACTCGAGTCAGCTGGAGACTCCATGATGCCACTTCATCCAGTCACTGACCTGCTTAGCTGGGAAAATGCAGATG GTGAAAGCTACCTTGGTGCTAATTCTTCTATGGAACCAAACACAGCAGTTGAATTCTCAGAATGGCTTTCCTCTCCTAGGCCAGCTGAAGAGCATGAGTCAAGATCAGGAGACCTTGGTCTTTGTGCAACCAATATAGCCGATGGAAATAGAGACATAGATTCCATATCGTATTCAAACAATAAAATCCCGTTTGACAACCTGATTCATGGATCTATGGATTTGCTTAGTGATTTTGAAAAGGATACTTTGCCGGCAATATCTATGGACCTTCACCCTATTCCTGAGGAGATGGTTGTTGAGAACTTCAATATTATGCAACAAAAGCATGAAACTGCGATATTTACTGATTCTGCTACTGCCTTGACTGACTTGCATGTAATTGAAGAGCACTTTGATGTTGCAGCTGAAGTTTGTTCGAGCCCAGAGGTTGTTTCCTTGTGTCTCCCTGAAACAACTGATTCCATCCAATCTCCATCAGTTGAGCCTGAAGAGATCTTAAggacatttttctccacggcTTCTGAACCTGACAGGGTGGGTATGATTGATATGAAGGAAGAAATAACTTCAGGATATCTATTTGATTCTGATGGTGATGCTGATAAAATCTATCCCGAGCCTTCAGAGGATAACGGTATTGATGAAAGTTTCCTGTCAGAACTTGATGTGGTGGGGGACTTCCGGGTAGAACCAATGAGACTGGATCAGCAAGTGCCTGATCTTAGTTCCCATTCTGAAAAACCTGCTGCTGGTATTGCAGAAGACTCCTTGATTAGCACTCGGGCTTCTGGTGACATCACCACATCAGATGCCAGTGCATTAGACTCTAGTGAGCTGTCTCAATTGGCTGATTACCTAAGTCACTCTGATCCTGAATTTAGTTGGTCATTAGGAACATATCATGATGATCCTGAGCAGACTGTCTACAATCCGCGGCGGAGGATTCTTGAAACAATGAACACAGAGTTGAACTTAGCATGCGACGAGACAGAAATCACAGAAGTGCCTTCTGTGAATACATCGTCAGAAGCATACTTAAGCATTGGAGCAAGCAAACAGGAAGCTGGTAAAACTGAACCCGTGGCAGCTAACACTGATGCTGTGATGGCTGTTGATCCCAAGTCTCTAGAGGACATAGAGACAGCCTTTAAACAAGCGAGTGATGGTGGTGTTGACGAGCCCAACCGGGACTTTCAAACCTCACACGTCTCAGGTGTTGATATTGACACAGAGCCCATAAAGGGTTCTGGAGAGTTGCGTGTCATTGACGCAAAATCTGTCAACGACATTTGTGCTGCTTTTGAAGAACACACGGGTGTTGGTTTGCATAGTTGTCCAGAACAAAACGAAGATAAAGTTGGATCTGGAGAGACGGCAGAATGCGCAAGATACAATGATCTTCTGGAAGGAACACATGTTGAAATTCTGGATTCGGCTGGAGACAATAGAGAGCCTGAACTAATGAAGACTGCAGGCAACATAAGTTGTATTGAGGCAAAGACCGTTGATGACATCCATGCAGTGTTCACGAAGCTCTCTGATTGTCATGAGAGGAGTATCGTAGAAGCAATTGAGTCGAAAGATACTCacgagagaagagaggaaagTGAAGAATAA